The stretch of DNA CCATGcagtttaaatattttaaattatacaacAACTCAAACACTGTGTTCGATCACTTTCCTGTGGGCAATCAGAACAATACAATCTTCTGAATAATAAATTCCCTTGAAAAAATATGAACACAATCTTTAGTCtgcattatatttttattaccaACTTTGAGTCATAGTATTTTTTACATACATAAACTAAAAAATGTTGATGCATATAGATATGCTTGTAGATCCCTCATTCTGTGGGGACTTACATATATCGTACGTACAGGACTAGCAACCCTCgttattaatttttgaaaaaaattgattttttatttatatactaTTTTTCCAAATCAAATACGTAATTCGGTTCCCATTTCGCTAAAACAAATCTTCGAACCAGATGGTCGCTCATAGCTGGAAGACTCCCCGGAAGAACAGCAAACGATGTAAAGAACTTCTGGAACTCCCGGATGGAGAAGAAATCAGGAGGAGGAAAGGAACAACCAATCCCGAAAAATGTCACAAAGACAAACATCCTACGTCCCCGACCTCGCACCTTTTCTAATCCAATTACTGTCCGGGATGAGCCTGCAGGGACTGCATTGGTGACATATCACGACCATGAACCAAATCATCCCAACAACGACGACGATAATACGTCAGAGCCATCGTCTTCACAATTAGAAGCCGATGAATGTATCCGTTGGTGGAGCAACTTGCTTGATGCAGCAGAGGAGGATAAATTTGAGAAAGATACCACACTTCTTGATTATGAAGTGAGATTCATGGATGATGGGGACTTCTCTGCCGCCAGCAAGTGACGATTTCGAATTTGGCGACGATGTTTGGGAGCTATCAGGGTTTGGAAATTATCAGAATAATCTATAGGATTGCATGAATGATCCGATCGTGTATACATGATTAATTGTTATGTATTATGTTGTGGTTCAGACAGtgagtttaatttttatcgatTTAGTACATGATGTGATAACCcaaatattttggaaatttggaaaaaaaatttatcacacacatgtatatgttattattttcgaattttgtaaataatagtaatttcgaaaataatgaaTAATACATGGTATTCAAATTTTTACAGCCAATAAATACCTTAAATTCAAAATCCAGTACAAGATATGCACCTTAATTTCGGATTTAGGAGGAATATAACCATAGGAGGAAAGAAATATTACATATAAGACATCTTTCTCAACAAAGAAGCTACCAAATTTGCAATACAGTCCAAGTACATTATGAATCTGTACGAGAAAGCACTCTACTTTCAGCCAACCAGTCCAGAagccaaaatttcgaaatttcaatatatatacacatttttttattatttatggcaCAATTTAAGTATGGAATATATATTTAGGTAATTAAGGAATAATTATCTCGTaattttggaagaaaaatcAATCGATTTATTGTAAGATTCTCATCCATCACCTCCTATAAATACCCCCAAGCCATTTCGAAATTCACCTCTCATTCAAGCAAAcaatttcgaaattttctctcaaagtgctcccaaattttcgaaactaTCATCCCCAAGTTTTGTCGAGTAGTGAAGCTTGTAGCAATCCAGACCCGGAAGGAAGTTCGATCACCCAACACAGCAACCCTCCACGTTTTTTTAACATTCAAGAATACTGTAAGTGTGCTTGTTTTAAAGTTAAGTTTTCGGATTATGCATATGTTTGTTTTCAAAAATTCGGTCGAGTACAAATTCTTCTTCTACTTCTTTTTTGTGTTGGTTGTCATATGGTTtggacactgtgaggattcgacTATATATGGGTGAGATCCTGATATGATATGTTTATGGCACTTACACGATGAGATTATAACTGTTATATGGTCTTTCCCCTTAaatgagtaaaaattagggactgctatcagtaaaccatagaaagtatAAGAATCTCAGTGCCTGgtcaatgttatgcatgtgatacGAGTCTTGTTGTATATGaattgtgtttcgaaattttatgcatgttgttatattgtgTTCGATGCGatccccacttgctgagtgacaaccatatcacctATCCATTACTCTCCCCTCCTTAGATAAATCCGAAGAACAGGTTGAGGAAGAAGAGTCAGAACAATTTTGGGACTAGTGATTTGCAAGATCAGTAGTAGatagatatttcgaattttatgttTAGTTATTTGTAAAACGCTTCGGCATTACTATTTCGTTTGGTTGTAAAAAAAATGGGATTTGTTTGGGATTTATGAAATAAATCGGTTTTCGGTCAATAACGTACTACGAGACTagttgtttttcgattgtgtgattgttgaataacgTTGATATAGACCATGAGTTTCGACACATGACACatgaaaaattacatttttgtcaTATATTTTTGCTTTTTTACGATTTTTGTTATCTATTTTATCAAATATCACATATAAGCCAAACATCTCCAAATATCTCCGTATTTTtagcaatttaattattttttaattaagaaCAATGGTGTGACGATAAGCACTGTATTTATTTCATGTCAGGGCCACGTCTAGAGAAGAACTATGCCCAAAAAAACAAGTTAAATGTAATGCGtccaattatatttatttataattaaaatctataaagtATTCATCATCTGACAACGAACCTGTCCGACAGAAATCCATGAGTAGAAGCTCTAACACAATTTGAGTTTGGTGCAGCTATAAATTTTCTGAGTTTGGTGGGAACAGGGAAATATGTGCGGGTCATGACTAAAAGAAGTGTGTTCAAAATTACTCATTGGTAAACATCGACTTGTCCCATCAAACATCAAAATCGTGAAAAAAATTGttatgaaaaaataatttatacgTTCTAGTCTTCTAGATACTTTTATCTTTGAAATTATAACAAATTTCTATTTGTAAGAAATGTGTAAGATCTATAATTATGGGTTTTTTTTATACAACGCTTTTTTgggtttgtttttaaaaaaaattcagaacaaattgctaaactgtcaatttgtctttttaaaaaaaattacggttGTCCATGTACAATTATTTTTACGACTTTGAATTGTTGAGGTCGGTTTATGGTTATTTTTTAACGATGAaacataatgaaaaatattagaacatatatttaaattaattcaaaaacaATAACAATGGATTGTCTTTCATACATAAAACATAACTCATATCATACAAAAataaactaaataaaacaataatcaatatcaaaatatttgtagtaaaaattaaaaagtcTGACAAATACAAGACTAATTTGAAGAATATTTAAGAAGAtgatgagtttttttttttttttttttaggattAAGAATGTTTGTAGAGAGTTGAGATAATGATAAAATGTTTGTCGAACAAATGCTagaatcataattttttttaaaaaaaaattatgaaaagtgAGCAAAGATGTTAATGTTGGGCTCGAATTTGGTAAAGACAACTTACTGTTTCAAATCTATAAACTCAATGAAAttgcatgatattttaaaaaaggaAGATGTAGGGCTGCAGAAAAGGTGCGGTTTGCCGACCTCAAAACGTCGACAAAAAGGCGATTAGGTGATGTGTAATCTGGCCGAGTCATTCACAGCATAATTAGGTGATTTCATGCTAAGTTTTATGTGCCAAAATTGTTGAATAGAAGTCACTGAAACGAAATTGGGATCGGTAGCACAACTACTTGGGCATCTGTAACAACTTAATAATGCATAACGCAGCATATAGCTTGGTTACCATCTAAGCAACAACTTGATGACCATCTATGCAGCAGCTTAATCACAACATATGCGGCAGCTTGCTTCGAATTCTCAGTGAATGCTTGCAGTTAACATGCTAGAATGATAATAAGTAGTAGTTACGCGAGCACGACAGAATAATAACCACAAGAAGATGGTCTTAAGAATCTGTTCCTGTTCCTGGTCCTGGCCATAATCTGCGGCCATAGCGTTTTCCAGATCTCAAAGACAAAAGGAAGTAATTAAGGAAGGGATTTTTGGTTTATGGGGCTGTATGTATTGTGTGATTGCAAAGGGCAGTAGTCTCAAGTCTAGATCTATTCTAGTGGAGACACTACAAACTAATGTGATGTAGCAAAATAATGTAGTTATTCGGATTACTCTGGAGGTCTGTAGACGGATTCAAGTCGTCGTATCATTCTAGCTAGCTCGTAAAAGGGCCCAAATAGTTGGTAGAGATCAAATTTTGTGGGCTATCGTCTCAGAAGCGTTGGGGGTTGTCCGGTCTAGACACTCAAGTGAGAAAATGATTTAAAGTTGTTCAATGAAAGGTAGAAATTTTGAGGGCGTGTATTGGTTGGTTATAGAGTTTTAATGACTTTTATAGAACTTAAAAGTGTAGACGTATTCAATATAGACTTTTATATATTCTATAAAATTTTAGTGGTATTCAATGTaaacttttgtagaattttaaaaagtcgCGTGGTACTCAAACttaacttttaaaaactctacaaaagttTATAGATATTCAAAATGTCAGAATTCTATTAAGTACAAGAATTAAAGCCTAAGGTACCACAATAAAATGTGTCTTTAATTCAATCTAAAGATTTGGATGTACATTTAgttggaaaatctctcaaactCACATACTCAATATAATCATtaattttcattcttttctcatccatatatttttccttttatttgtattttttaaaaacatattttttttattgctgacaataatttaaattcaaaattattagcatcgttcattttatttttagagTTTTAGTCACAAAAcctcataaaatttaaaattagatttattaaaaaaatttaaaaatttataacactgcataataaaaatatttaaaatatttagttgacctataaattgaaaataatatttattttaaattagtaaaattaaattatttttgttaattattatataatattttatatttatttattttctatgattttagttaatctatatcttgattttgattgtaaCTCAAAATTTTTGCacatgatatttatatatatatatatatatatatatatatatatatatcaacacacatatataaaaataactataataaaaaaaatattaaaattttataaatttacacTAATTACAAATATTTTAGTATACTTACTATTTATTTTTGGTTACTAAcaattgttttgtttatttttttatttgaaatattgTCAAAAAcgaatttgatatatttttatataaaaaaatatttttagaagtttatcaacacatatacaagaacaactataataaattaaatatattaacattttataaatttatactaattacaaatatttcagcatacttattatttattataagttacaaataattgttttgtttatttctttGACATATTGtaaaaaacaaaattgatatatttttatataaaaatttatttaaaatgaatgGAATTATTTTCagtttgattatttattaatattgaaatttaatattatatattttttaaaatattaattatttaaataaacatgttGAATTGATTAAAATAATTGAAGTTTAATTGCAATAAATTTAGTACTGACTTATTTGTTGTTTTTCGTAaaattaatatgtaaaaatattatattgagatagataaatatttgaaataaataaaagttatttatgttaattcgaataaatttttaaaaattaaaataataattacaaaatcCACGGGGTTCTACGAAAAAGTTTAAAAATGTTCATAAAAATTATGCAAAATAAATCTACAAGATTCatgaaaatctttaaaaatatgtGAGATTCTGTAAAAATCCGTCGAAATCTATACTCCACAAAAAtctgttatttaaaaaaaatcagcaAATCTCTCCAACGATTACGTCCCTTTTAAGCATAAAAAAATGAGTCTCCTGAATAATGAGATCctcttatttatatatatttttaaatgttcagcGGACTTgtgtttttataaataatttgagCTTCAGGGATAGGTTGGATATTTAAATGGGGTCATTTACCCATCATAACGATTTATCACTCTGTTTGGTTCATTCTCCCGAAGACCTCTTTAATTCATGTAAAAAAAACTGGTtaataaaaaaaggaaaagcGACAGGGCCTAACAAACTAATGCTTCTACttaaaaaactgaaataaagagtCAGAAGAATATTTACGCGCATTCATCTCGAAGATCTGGTCATCATCTTTTTGAATTCCTCGAAATCGACGCATCCATCGCCGTCAACATCGACGGAGCCGATCATCCTCCGGCAGTCCTTGAGCGAACACTTTTCCCCCAGGCAACGCAGCACCGTGTGCAACTCCTTCGCGGAGATCTTCCCGTTCTTATCCTGGTCGTACAGATCAAACGCCTCCCTCAACTCCTTGTTGCTATCGCCGCCGACCAAGTGGAAGGCTTTGAACTCGTTCAAGTCTATGAAGCCATCGCCGTCGATATCTAACTCAGACATTATACGCTCCACTTCGTCCTCGGTGGTCTTGGAACCGAGGCCATTGAGCACCGCACCGACCTCGGATAGCGAGATCTTCCCGTCGCCGTTGGTGTCGAATTTCTTGAAAACTTCGCGTAATTCTTCCTCTCTGGTTAGCGGCGCTGATTTCTCCATGGTTGATTAGTCGACAATATTTTGGAGGAAAAAGTGAAGAGAAATTCAATTTCTGTTGGGAGTGGGCGCCGCGGGGTATTTATAACGAGAAGTTAACGCGGTTTGAATAATACGCGTGGGGTGTGGGCTTGGAATTTCTTCGCTTGTTTCCTTATCAACCTATATTTTtccttatttaattaatttcattttaatcatataaaaatctatttatttagaccattttaattttgagaaatattatatataatgcTTTTATAttacaaattaaattatttatttagactattttaattatgagGAATATTATAGATATAATGCTTTTATATTACaaaattaaagtttgaaattaaagtacattttgaataattttataATGTCAAAAACAACGTCTTTGATTTTTATGTCGTAAAATATCttgtcttttcttttttttaaatattcctCAACTTTTATAACATCTtagattcgacgactgttctcactgtaccaagactagtctttccaacgtgcttatgtcctcattcACACGCACcttaggaaacttcccaggaggtcactcatcccaaaattgtcCCAAGTGAAGCACACTtcactttggagttcttatgtgatgagctactgaaaagaagatgcaccttcttgatatgagtagtacctatcaaatcttttaagtaaTTCTCAACCgcacagtctcatacctgaacggcttggaatccctctgcttccggtgtaagatcagttcattcatgttcccttcccCTAGAAGCTTGTCAGAAAttgctcattgtccgtgcaacctcatggcactggcgatcaccccccgtaCTCTTCAGCCTCGAGCCtaacatgcccaccagcttccgcttggttcgtctccgaaccacaccgtactagaAGAGGTTGCCTCTGATAACAACTGTAATACCCCAGATTCAGCGATTGTCcccactgtaccaagacgagtatttccagcgtgcttatatcttcactcacacgcacccaaGAAAACTTCTCAGGggtcactcatcccaaaattgccccaagtcaagcatgttttaactttagagttcttatgtgatgagctacctaaaagaagatgcaccttcttgatatgagtagtacttATCAAATCTTTAAAATCATTCTCAACTGCACATTCTCATACCTGAACAGCTTGGAATCtctctccttccggtgtaagatcggttcatttaTGTTCCTTTCGCTCAGAAGCCTGTTAGGAGCTGCTCATTGTCCAttcaacctcatggcaccgacgatcatCCCCCGTCCTCTTCGGCTTCGGGCCTCACAACTTTTGAATTTTGAGATTCGTTAAGATATTATGTCCCACTCGTCAAGTGTGATTCAATCGCAATGCACgtgtatttcaaaaataattaaacgtcGTATATTACGGCATCCAATGGTAAAAGAAATTAAGTCTCCCATATAACGGAAGAGGAATTTGACTTGAAAAATCTATAAAGAAATGTGTTCTCAAAGTTAGAATACATATGACATGAACCATTAGAGGTTATAGTACTAAATGTTAGTTGTCTCACGTTGGTTGGATAAAATCTCTAAAAGTTGTATGTATAGATTTGGTCAGTCATCCCCTTTTGAACTAGcttttgagattgatttagatttaAGTCTCAATCTTAATCGTAAGTGTCTGAATTTAGCGGTCTACAACTTATTATGATTAAAGTTCTTCAAATTTATGATTATGGGTTTCAGTGAATTAACTTAAATCAATGAATATTACAAGTTTGATCACGGGTTTGTACGCTTCCCGTTACAAAAAACAACGAGATCCAGACACGtcgtaaaaataaataatatttattttttaattatattttaagattCATGAGCTATTTTGTTCTTATAATCAATTAATATTACTTATTTTCATAATGAAATTCTAAATAACAGAGGCTTTTTTTTTTGGCAATGAGGAGCTCATTGTCACTACTTTTCGGATGTGCATTACGTAGACTTTCAGGCTTAGCACAACAGTCTTCAAAATCACGCCGATCAGGTAAACGGAATTACGTAATGTAAGCCTTATGTGACAGATTCGACCGAAAAAAGTGTTCGTAAAGAAAATCGAACTTTTGAGCTTATGGAACGCGCTCACATACTCAACAAACTTATGATTATTTCATAAAACTATTATAGATTATGTTTATAGTTACATCTAATATTTACTCTTAGTATCTTACAATTTTGAAATTTACAAAGTAAATGACAATACCACTAGTCTTATTATGCTgcagtttatgatttatttagtaaataatACCTATGGTTTTcgaacatcatgtttaaaaagGTAAGGTTTGGACACTACCCAATCAAGGTAATGCAAATAAAGAAATGAGCTTTGTTTGTTTTTCTACCCGTTTATTTGTACAGAATATATAATCAAATATATTGGGTCCTTTTTTTCTATTctctatatctatatatttgATAATGGTCGACTTGTTCTATACTTAGAGCAAAACATGATATTTTgacttaaaaaataaaactttttcATAAATTGGTTCGTATAGGAGATTCGTATCATAAAATTGACTCGCTATATAGTctgatataattttttatatgtatGAAAATATTCTCGTTGTATTTGGATTGGATCTCAAGCTAATacttgaaattcataataacaAATTAATTGATTTGTTTAGATAAAttcattttataatatatttcaaATCTTAATTAGTAATTTTATTTAGTCATTGTGATGAGttttaattcattttgatatgaAATCATTCCAAAATCTTCCTTCAAATCCAATCATCACATCCAAAAGTAACCTAAATTTATTTGAATAAA from Primulina tabacum isolate GXHZ01 chromosome 3, ASM2559414v2, whole genome shotgun sequence encodes:
- the LOC142538889 gene encoding transcription factor MYB114-like isoform X1; this encodes MDRVDALGVRKGAWSKEEDVLLKNCVEKYGEGKWHLVPLRTGLNRCRKSCRLRWLNYLRPNITRGKFTKDEVDLLIRMHKLLGNRWSLIAGRLPGRTANDVKNFWNSRMEKKSGGGKEQPIPKNVTKTNILRPRPRTFSNPITVRDEPAGTALVTYHDHEPNHPNNDDDNTSEPSSSQLEADECIRWWSNLLDAAEEDKFEKDTTLLDYEVRFMDDGDFSAASK
- the LOC142538890 gene encoding putative calcium-binding protein CML18, with amino-acid sequence MEKSAPLTREEELREVFKKFDTNGDGKISLSEVGAVLNGLGSKTTEDEVERIMSELDIDGDGFIDLNEFKAFHLVGGDSNKELREAFDLYDQDKNGKISAKELHTVLRCLGEKCSLKDCRRMIGSVDVDGDGCVDFEEFKKMMTRSSR
- the LOC142538889 gene encoding transcription factor MYB114-like isoform X2, with amino-acid sequence MERANSLGVRKGAWSKEEDVLLKNCVEKYGEGKWHLVPLRTGLNRCRKSCRLRWLNYLRPNITRGKFTKDEVDLLIRMHKLLGNRWSLIAGRLPGRTANDVKNFWNSRMEKKSGGGKEQPIPKNVTKTNILRPRPRTFSNPITVRDEPAGTALVTYHDHEPNHPNNDDDNTSEPSSSQLEADECIRWWSNLLDAAEEDKFEKDTTLLDYEVRFMDDGDFSAASK